One Nostoc punctiforme PCC 73102 DNA window includes the following coding sequences:
- a CDS encoding 4'-phosphopantetheinyl transferase family protein: MPPSTTHLPEFAQCLPTIAAMHIDIGGELAVHAKDYLSAKELAYFHQFKHPRRRYEWFTARLVCKLLFSRYLSNTHLANSNSVWPPTIQKLGCNDIATVLPIVYRSIEILPSNPSLKGAPQLFWQGNILSAMYLSISHAGGLAIASLSSSGPVGLDLEEPISHCPNFYESYFSKQETLWVQQQIKDELSISQLYTLLWTLKESYLKTGISPINNICDFANLEIKIDTSLFTVSKHLPKIGFNSQLHILKLQFSYAKSTFAPYAAFSIMANLILSIVAFELNTHLENVLKVLREDNSLLHK, translated from the coding sequence ATGCCACCATCAACCACTCACTTACCTGAATTCGCTCAATGCCTTCCTACAATTGCTGCCATGCACATTGATATCGGTGGCGAGCTGGCTGTCCATGCTAAAGACTATTTATCTGCAAAAGAACTGGCTTATTTTCATCAATTTAAGCATCCCAGGCGGCGTTATGAGTGGTTTACAGCCAGACTTGTCTGCAAATTATTATTCAGCCGCTATCTGAGTAATACTCACTTGGCAAACTCCAACTCTGTTTGGCCGCCAACCATCCAAAAGTTGGGATGCAATGATATTGCTACAGTTTTGCCAATTGTGTATCGCTCTATTGAAATATTGCCGTCTAACCCTAGCTTAAAAGGAGCGCCACAATTATTTTGGCAAGGCAATATTCTTTCGGCAATGTATCTTTCTATTTCTCATGCTGGCGGTTTGGCGATCGCCAGTCTGAGTTCTTCTGGGCCAGTCGGCTTAGATTTGGAGGAGCCTATTTCTCACTGCCCAAATTTTTACGAATCTTATTTCTCGAAACAGGAAACATTATGGGTGCAGCAGCAAATAAAAGATGAATTAAGCATTTCTCAGCTATATACACTTCTATGGACGCTCAAAGAGTCATACCTGAAAACAGGTATATCGCCAATAAATAATATTTGCGATTTCGCTAACTTAGAGATCAAGATTGATACGTCTTTATTTACTGTCTCAAAACATCTGCCAAAGATAGGATTTAATTCTCAATTGCACATTTTAAAACTTCAGTTTAGTTATGCCAAATCTACATTTGCACCCTACGCTGCATTTAGCATTATGGCAAATCTTATCTTGAGCATCGTGGCTTTTGAATTGAATACTCACTTAGAGAATGTTTTGAAAGTATTACGCGAAGATAATTCGCTACTACACAAATAA
- a CDS encoding SDR family oxidoreductase, with amino-acid sequence MFLQNIPSSATTSELTSVLTNVQRVFAEVTRYPLEILETQASLEEDLGIDSVKLGEVFSVLREHYKLPPLTQLNIPQQQLRTISDVAVAISQFVVPEKIEPSSIPNHQLEPIPSPVTSDFTSVLANVQRVFAEVTRYPLEILEAQASLEEDLGIDSVKLGEVFSVLREHYKLPPLTQLNIPQQQLRTISDVAVAISQFIVSNDFPVKVELSLPEVNGNRKTAQLPLSDGNEQVKSLTSSLYQESNKPLAHKIALITGSGRGLGKVIAQHLAELGATVIVNSFHSTASGEETAAEIIANGGKAIHIWGSVANETQLHQLFDKIEAEFGRLDFFISNASNGMLAPLEEIKVEHLDKAFHTNVIGLHQGALRAAKLMKKQGGGKIITLSTNAAHRYIPYFGCMATVKAAVEALTRYLAMEFEPYNIQVNCISSGPVYGELINKWPDSEKLIPYWESISLGNKLCMPEDVADMVSYLLREEVKRINGSILLIDAGQSIHM; translated from the coding sequence GTGTTTCTACAAAATATTCCATCATCAGCTACTACCTCTGAGCTAACATCTGTATTGACTAACGTGCAACGTGTCTTTGCTGAAGTTACTCGTTATCCACTAGAAATTTTAGAAACACAGGCTTCTTTAGAAGAAGATTTAGGAATTGATTCTGTCAAACTCGGAGAAGTATTTTCTGTTCTCAGAGAACACTACAAATTACCACCGCTAACTCAGCTGAATATTCCTCAGCAACAACTACGCACTATCTCTGATGTTGCTGTTGCCATTAGCCAGTTTGTTGTACCTGAAAAGATTGAACCATCATCAATTCCTAATCATCAGTTAGAGCCAATCCCATCACCTGTTACTTCCGATTTCACATCTGTATTGGCTAACGTGCAACGTGTCTTTGCTGAAGTTACTCGTTATCCACTGGAAATTTTAGAAGCACAGGCTTCTTTAGAAGAAGATTTAGGAATTGATTCTGTCAAACTCGGAGAAGTATTTTCTGTTCTCAGAGAACACTACAAATTACCACCGCTAACTCAGTTAAATATTCCTCAGCAACAACTACGCACTATCTCTGATGTTGCTGTTGCCATTAGCCAGTTTATTGTCAGCAACGATTTTCCTGTGAAAGTTGAATTATCTTTACCCGAAGTTAATGGCAATAGAAAAACTGCACAATTACCCTTATCTGATGGTAATGAACAGGTAAAATCATTGACATCATCGCTATATCAAGAAAGTAACAAACCATTAGCTCACAAAATTGCCTTAATCACAGGATCTGGAAGAGGTTTAGGTAAAGTTATTGCCCAGCATTTAGCAGAGTTGGGTGCGACTGTTATTGTTAATTCTTTTCATTCCACTGCTAGCGGAGAAGAAACTGCGGCTGAGATTATAGCCAATGGTGGTAAGGCTATTCATATTTGGGGATCTGTGGCTAATGAAACACAGCTTCATCAACTTTTTGACAAAATTGAGGCTGAATTTGGCAGGCTTGACTTTTTTATTAGCAATGCTTCTAATGGAATGCTTGCTCCCTTAGAAGAGATTAAAGTAGAACATTTAGATAAAGCATTTCACACGAATGTAATTGGACTTCACCAGGGAGCGTTACGTGCTGCCAAATTGATGAAGAAGCAAGGAGGTGGAAAAATTATTACTCTTTCTACAAATGCGGCTCATCGTTACATTCCTTATTTTGGCTGTATGGCTACTGTTAAAGCTGCGGTAGAGGCATTAACGCGATATCTTGCTATGGAATTCGAGCCGTATAATATCCAAGTTAACTGTATTAGTTCTGGCCCCGTGTACGGTGAACTAATCAATAAATGGCCTGATAGCGAGAAGCTAATTCCTTATTGGGAATCTATTTCACTCGGTAACAAACTTTGTATGCCCGAAGATGTCGCTGACATGGTTTCCTATCTTCTGCGAGAAGAAGTTAAACGCATCAATGGCAGTATTCTCCTTATCGACGCTGGGCAATCTATCCATATGTAA
- the devC gene encoding ABC transporter permease DevC — protein MRRRIPLAWLQLSREKARMLVAIAGITFADVLMFLQLGFRSALFEGAVEIQTSLKGDVFLISDRYRSLISRDKFTERRLYQALGYTGVRAVIPIYLDYVQWKNPVNKQIWNMFVIGFNPDDNVMMLPPVEANLDKLKFPDTVMFDKGARKEFGPIPQIFQQTGPFKTEIENREVEVVGLFELGTSFGVNGHLITSDLNFLRLFGRRREKGLIELGVIQLEPGANLAQVMKNLKAGLPDDVRVLSKQEFIEREQGFWNTSTPVGYVFDLGAVIGFIVGAVIVYQILYSDVSDHLSEYATLKAIGFENNYLLSVVFQEALILAAMGFFPGLMLSLGFYQITRQATLLPMAMTIGRAAFVLALTATMCCVSAAFSIRKLQTADPSDIF, from the coding sequence ATGAGACGACGAATTCCTTTAGCTTGGCTGCAATTATCGAGAGAGAAAGCTAGGATGCTGGTGGCGATCGCTGGCATTACCTTCGCCGATGTCCTCATGTTTTTACAGTTAGGATTTCGCAGTGCTTTATTTGAAGGTGCGGTAGAGATTCAAACTAGTTTAAAAGGTGATGTTTTTTTAATTAGCGATCGCTACAGATCGTTAATTTCCAGAGATAAATTTACAGAACGGCGTTTATATCAGGCACTTGGCTACACGGGTGTGCGAGCAGTTATTCCTATTTATTTGGACTACGTTCAGTGGAAAAATCCAGTCAATAAGCAGATTTGGAATATGTTTGTCATTGGCTTTAACCCAGATGACAATGTGATGATGCTACCTCCTGTAGAGGCCAATTTAGACAAGCTGAAATTCCCTGATACTGTCATGTTTGATAAAGGGGCGCGGAAAGAATTCGGGCCAATTCCTCAAATATTCCAACAAACTGGGCCCTTCAAAACTGAGATCGAAAATCGTGAAGTAGAAGTAGTTGGCTTATTTGAGCTAGGTACATCCTTTGGAGTTAACGGTCATTTGATTACTAGCGATCTCAACTTCCTACGTCTATTTGGTCGGCGGCGAGAAAAAGGTCTGATTGAGTTAGGTGTGATTCAATTAGAACCAGGAGCTAATTTAGCCCAGGTGATGAAAAATTTGAAAGCAGGACTACCAGACGATGTACGAGTGCTGTCGAAGCAGGAGTTCATCGAACGGGAGCAGGGTTTTTGGAATACGAGTACACCTGTGGGCTATGTTTTCGACCTGGGTGCTGTGATTGGTTTTATCGTCGGTGCGGTGATTGTCTACCAGATTCTCTACAGCGATGTGTCTGACCATTTATCAGAGTATGCTACCCTCAAAGCGATCGGCTTTGAGAATAATTATCTGCTTTCTGTAGTCTTTCAAGAAGCATTAATCCTGGCAGCAATGGGATTTTTTCCTGGTTTGATGCTTTCTCTTGGTTTTTATCAAATAACTCGTCAAGCTACATTATTGCCAATGGCAATGACCATCGGACGTGCTGCTTTTGTGTTGGCTTTGACAGCAACAATGTGTTGCGTTTCAGCAGCATTCTCGATTCGCAAACTCCAAACTGCCGATCCATCCGATATTTTTTAA
- a CDS encoding ABC exporter membrane fusion protein has translation MKAFEKSSKFTWTYIAIAVVALVASITSLSSISKILHSKPNLESSSVPLATDPPVKAVTALGRLEPKGEVIQLTASSQGSRIDRLLVKQGDWVQNKQVIAILDSRPRLQAALEQAMQRVAVTQAQLDRVKAGAKIGEIQAQKAVIARLEVQLREDTAAKKATVTRLDAEAENAQLEYQRYESLYQDGAVSASLRDSKRLIFETVVQQLKEAKINFYQTTAILTQQVKEAQATLDRIAEVRPIDIRVAQTEVNNTKAIVKQAQAELDLAYVRASRPGQILKIHTWEGEIVDSNKGIVSLGQTNQMYAIAEVYESDLPKVHKDQQATITNVSGGSLTETLRGVVDEVGLEVAKKDVLNTDPAANIDSRVVEVKIRLTPTDSQKVAGFTNMKVKVAIFL, from the coding sequence ATGAAGGCTTTTGAAAAATCATCTAAATTTACGTGGACATATATAGCGATCGCAGTTGTCGCTCTAGTAGCAAGCATTACTAGCCTCAGTAGTATTTCTAAGATTTTACACTCAAAGCCTAATCTCGAATCATCATCTGTTCCCCTAGCTACAGATCCCCCAGTCAAAGCAGTGACAGCCTTAGGACGACTGGAACCAAAAGGAGAAGTTATTCAGCTAACTGCTTCTAGTCAGGGTAGCCGAATCGATCGATTATTAGTGAAGCAAGGCGACTGGGTACAAAACAAACAGGTAATCGCCATTTTGGATTCACGCCCTCGTCTCCAAGCTGCTTTAGAGCAAGCAATGCAACGAGTAGCAGTTACCCAAGCCCAATTAGATCGGGTTAAAGCTGGTGCCAAAATTGGAGAAATTCAGGCTCAAAAGGCAGTGATTGCCAGACTTGAAGTGCAGCTACGTGAAGATACTGCTGCGAAAAAAGCAACTGTTACACGTCTAGACGCAGAGGCTGAAAATGCCCAACTCGAATATCAACGTTACGAGTCGCTCTATCAAGATGGTGCTGTCTCTGCTTCGTTGCGTGATAGCAAACGCTTAATTTTTGAGACTGTTGTCCAACAACTGAAGGAAGCTAAAATCAATTTTTACCAAACTACTGCAATATTGACTCAACAAGTCAAAGAAGCTCAAGCTACACTCGATCGCATTGCTGAAGTCCGTCCTATAGATATACGAGTAGCGCAAACCGAGGTTAACAACACTAAGGCTATAGTGAAACAGGCTCAGGCAGAGTTAGATCTCGCCTACGTGCGAGCATCTAGACCGGGACAGATTTTGAAGATCCACACATGGGAAGGTGAGATTGTTGATAGCAATAAAGGTATTGTCTCATTAGGACAAACCAACCAAATGTATGCGATCGCCGAAGTCTACGAAAGCGATTTACCAAAAGTCCACAAAGATCAGCAAGCCACCATTACTAATGTCAGCGGTGGTTCTCTAACTGAAACATTACGAGGTGTGGTGGACGAAGTAGGATTGGAAGTTGCCAAAAAAGATGTTTTGAATACCGACCCGGCTGCCAATATTGATTCTCGAGTTGTTGAAGTCAAAATTCGCTTAACTCCAACAGATAGTCAGAAGGTAGCTGGGTTTACGAATATGAAGGTCAAGGTAGCTATCTTTCTATGA
- a CDS encoding fatty acid desaturase family protein — MELHLIRNKVRESLSSDVFQLQPMRGIVAILLIPVVIVFSWLIIHYSPPWYLCLLISIIIGQIYFIWDLIGHEALHGSIFQSSFGQYFLGYLGYTSFLISPLTWKFWHCQCHHGYTNFAERDPDFVGTIETFSKSPITRLRAMLNPGIQHWMSYIGFFCGLTLQGQYVLWVYEKDSDLARKFGFNRLRAKIETILMILFWSFLGVMIGFQASLYIIIMPMAIANFSHVTYIVTQHFLRPTNSDVNNPLQNTISVTTHPIIDFIHLNGGYHVEHHLFPSMSPKFAPLVSQVLRQHFADEYVLIPYLKVLLSAIKTPRIYFDSETLINPSSGEKTQISDIIVWMTQK; from the coding sequence ATGGAATTACATCTCATTAGAAATAAGGTTCGAGAATCCTTAAGCAGTGATGTCTTCCAACTTCAACCAATGAGAGGTATAGTTGCCATTCTCTTGATACCTGTTGTCATAGTTTTTTCCTGGTTGATTATCCATTATTCTCCACCCTGGTATCTATGCTTACTGATATCAATTATTATTGGTCAAATATATTTTATATGGGATTTGATCGGACATGAGGCATTACACGGTTCGATTTTTCAATCAAGTTTTGGTCAGTATTTCCTTGGTTATTTGGGATATACTTCATTTTTGATATCACCATTAACATGGAAATTTTGGCATTGTCAGTGTCATCATGGATATACTAATTTTGCCGAACGAGATCCCGATTTTGTCGGGACAATTGAGACATTTTCCAAAAGTCCTATAACTCGTTTGAGAGCCATGCTTAATCCAGGGATACAACACTGGATGAGCTACATTGGCTTTTTTTGTGGTTTGACACTTCAAGGACAATACGTGCTTTGGGTTTACGAGAAAGATTCAGATTTAGCACGTAAATTTGGATTCAATCGATTGAGAGCTAAGATTGAAACTATTTTGATGATTTTATTTTGGTCTTTCCTTGGTGTGATGATTGGCTTTCAAGCAAGTCTTTATATCATCATTATGCCGATGGCAATAGCAAACTTCTCTCATGTGACCTACATTGTCACACAACACTTTTTACGCCCTACCAACTCCGATGTAAATAATCCACTGCAAAACACAATCAGCGTGACAACACATCCGATAATCGATTTTATTCATCTTAATGGTGGTTACCATGTAGAACATCATCTTTTTCCCAGTATGAGTCCAAAATTTGCTCCCCTAGTTAGTCAAGTTTTACGCCAACATTTTGCTGATGAATATGTTTTAATTCCTTACTTAAAAGTCCTATTGTCAGCTATTAAAACTCCTCGGATATATTTTGACTCGGAAACTTTGATAAATCCTTCTTCTGGGGAGAAAACGCAAATTTCAGACATTATAGTATGGATGACACAGAAGTAA
- a CDS encoding fatty acid desaturase family protein, which translates to MELHAIRNKLRESLPSDVFQPQPMRGIAAILLISIVIACSWIIIQYSLPWYVYLLLSIVIGQIYTIWGFIAHEALHGAIFQSNFGQYFLGYLGYIPFLISPLTWKFWHCQCHHGYTNFVERDPDFVGTIEEFSKSPVTRLRAMFTPGTHNWFSYIGFFCLFTLEGQYVLWFYKTDSDLADKFGFNRLRAKIETILMILFWILLGSAIGDRASLYIIVLPMLLGNFIYVSYILTQHLLRPTNSDVNHPLHNTITVTINPVLAFLHLNFGYHVEHHLFPSMSHQFAPLVSQALRQNFGNEYVSLPYLTVLSLIIKTPRIHFDSETLIVPSSGQKVKLSEILSEVGRETSQPTA; encoded by the coding sequence ATGGAATTACACGCAATTAGAAATAAACTTAGAGAATCATTGCCAAGCGATGTATTTCAGCCCCAGCCAATGAGGGGTATCGCTGCTATTTTGTTGATATCTATTGTCATAGCTTGTTCTTGGATTATTATCCAGTATTCTCTACCTTGGTATGTTTACTTGTTGTTATCTATTGTCATTGGACAAATATATACAATATGGGGTTTTATTGCACATGAGGCACTACATGGGGCAATTTTTCAATCCAATTTTGGGCAATATTTTCTCGGCTATTTGGGATATATTCCATTTCTGATATCACCATTAACATGGAAATTTTGGCATTGTCAGTGCCATCATGGATATACTAATTTTGTGGAACGGGATCCTGATTTCGTCGGAACAATTGAAGAGTTCTCCAAAAGTCCCGTAACTAGGTTGAGAGCTATGTTTACTCCGGGTACACATAACTGGTTCAGCTACATTGGCTTTTTTTGCTTATTCACCCTTGAGGGACAATATGTACTCTGGTTTTATAAGACAGATTCGGATTTAGCAGATAAATTTGGGTTCAATCGATTGAGAGCCAAGATTGAAACTATTTTGATGATTTTATTTTGGATTTTACTTGGGAGCGCGATCGGCGATCGCGCAAGTCTTTATATCATCGTCTTGCCGATGTTATTGGGAAACTTTATTTATGTGTCATACATTCTTACACAACACTTATTACGTCCGACTAACTCTGATGTAAATCATCCATTACACAATACAATTACTGTCACAATTAATCCAGTATTAGCTTTTTTGCATCTTAATTTTGGCTACCATGTTGAGCATCATCTTTTTCCAAGTATGAGTCACCAGTTTGCGCCTCTAGTTAGTCAAGCTTTACGCCAAAATTTTGGAAATGAATATGTTTCACTTCCTTACTTAACAGTACTTTCATTAATTATAAAAACGCCTCGGATACATTTTGACTCGGAAACTTTGATAGTTCCTTCTTCTGGGCAGAAAGTGAAGCTTTCAGAGATATTATCTGAGGTTGGGCGAGAAACATCGCAGCCTACGGCATAA